From Macrobrachium rosenbergii isolate ZJJX-2024 chromosome 55, ASM4041242v1, whole genome shotgun sequence, a single genomic window includes:
- the LOC136835187 gene encoding glutathione peroxidase-like has protein sequence MARLIPLLLGASLLAPGVPEMVFKRECHEVEGDFYQFSAKTLNGSTVSFDEYRGKVVLAYNVATYUGLTVSSYKQINALADFFAGQDLVILGFPCNQFGLQEPGVGESEIMNGIRHVRPGNGFEPEMIFFEKTQVNGNKESEIFTFLKSACQYTDSTFASGLDYSPLEVGDVHWNFEKFLIDKSGKPYARYHPTLITEDPIKTDIITLLAA, from the exons ATGGCGCGACTGATACCCCTCCTCCTGGGGGCGAGTCTGCTCGCCCCGGGGGTGCCCGAAATGGTCTTCAAGAGAGAGTGTCACGAAGTCGAGGGCGACTTCTACCAGTTCTCCGCCAAGACGCTGAACGGCTCGACCGTCAGCTTCGACGAGTATCGAGGCAAA gtaGTGTTGGCGTACAACGTGGCCACCTACTGAGGATTAACCGTATCCtcctacaaacaaataaatgcactTGCCGATTTCTTCGCCGGCCAAGATCTCGTCATTCTGGGCTTCCCTTGCAACCAATTTGGTCTG CAAGAACCTGGAGTTGGTGAGTCGGAGATCATGAACGGTATCCGCCACGTCCGACCTGGTAACGGGTTCGAACCCGAAATGATCTTTTTCGAGAAGACCCAGGTCAACGGGAACAAGGAGAGTGAGATATTCACCTTTTTGAAG AGTGCCTGTCAGTACACGGACAGCACCTTCGCTTCCGGCCTGGACTACTCTCCCTTGGAAGTGGGCGACGTCCACTGGAACTTCGAGAAGTTCCTGATTGACAAGAGCGGGAAGCCCTACGCCCGTTACCACCCGACCCTCATCACGGAAGACCCGATCAAGACCGATATCATCACTCTGTTAGCCGCTTAG